The Branchiostoma floridae strain S238N-H82 chromosome 18, Bfl_VNyyK, whole genome shotgun sequence DNA window TGTGTGCTCGACTGCCATGGCAGTGCCTAGCATGCCTCTCGAGCTGCCAAGTTTTGCCGCCACTGCCGCTTCTGTTAGCAGGAAGCTAGCGGGGTCTGTTTCCTCCAGGGCCTCCCGCGCGTAGGCCAGCGACGAACGTACCTTGTGCACAGCGCCCTCTGCATTGCCCTTCGCTTCCTCTAGCTTTGCTGCGTCCCCCTGCCTTGCAAGCTCCACCTGGCGGTTCATTTCCGTACTGCGCCCGAAAATGATTCGGTGAAGTCCGTCACATTCTTCATTGATTTTCGGCTTAAGTTGTGCAGCCCTGTGAAAAAAATGcacacataaaacaaacatcacTTTTTCCACATAAAACTACCTGTTAAATGTATTTTCTAGATAGATACCTGAACTTAAGAAGAAATATAAAGTATGACAATCAACAGCATCTCACCTAGTCTCAACATTTTCTCGTTTCTCCTCCAGCTCCCCAACCGTCTCCTCTCCCTGTCTCAGCCACGCCTCCTGGTGGTCCACTAGGGACTGCAGCTCCGCCTGTTTCTGAGAGAACACCACCTCCAGGGCCGCCATGCCATGCTCTTTGTGCCGACCCAAAATGCTACAGACCGTACACACAGGAGTCTGGTCCTGTACACAATACAGCTCCACTGGTTTGGTGGGGTGGTCCAGACACATAACATGCTGGTCCTGGAAAAACAATTCAAAAATATGTAGGACTGGCTATTTTGGCGCGGCATTACGAAAAATTAACAAATCAGCTCAGGGATGTCTTAGAAAAAGGTTGCCAATTGGCCATTAGTGTCATTACATCCCAGCTTCAAGTTCTGCATTCTAACAGATCATGTACATACAAGAATGCCTCACAGGCTCCgctcctgaggcgtcgccaaaaatgatgCGATACTGACCTCGTCAAAAGTTGTCCTTGGATCGACGAGTTCGTGTTCCGTAAACGGCGCGTGGTTAGGGTGCGTGACTGCCAGGCACTGTTCACAGTAAGACACCTTACACTCCAGGCAGCttttggccgccatcttggcaggCCTTTTGCAGAGCTGGCATGGAATCTtctcatctttcttcttctgtgccACATACCTGAGATAAATTATATTCGACATTATTGACTCATGACAGAGTCTTGTCTTCAGCGTGTGTATTTGATGGAGTGGCATTTGATTAAGTGAAGTGGCAGAgagtgagtgggaagatggtGTCAACTCAAAGGTCAGGCTTGCGGGAGTGGCAGAAAGTTCTGAGTTGATAGAACTAGTCGTTAATCTGATATAACAGAGAGTGCAAGTCAGTCAAGTTGGGAATAATTAAGAATCATCattgataaaaacgactaaaacttTCACGCACCTGTCCACTATGTGCTGAAGAAGCAAATCCTTCTTCAGTCCGTCCAACCCGCGTCCGTCTAAGCTGACTTCATCGTGGCATATCGGGCAGGGGAAGGTGTCCGGGGTGTCCTCGGGGCTGGGTGCACCTGCTGCCGAGAGGGCCGCTACTTCTCCATCGTCCCGACTAGAATCCGTCTCAGGATGAAGTACATCTTCTGCACACCTGTAGTCACAGACCCATGCGTTGTGTCTACATCATTAAAAGTTAAGCAGTAGTTACAAGAAAACTCTTGTTCTTGTGTACTATTGCAGCGAAACATTCCAATACAAGAAAGGCTCTGCGTAGGCTGCAGAGGGACACCACCGTAGTCTGCGGAAAGGCTCTGCGTAGGCTACAAAGAGTGTACTTGTGGGTCTCCGTAGCCTCGACGTCCCACCAATGGCgttctttttaaaacaaaccgGTTGAGACTttagactttgagactttatttgaaaatccattagtaaCGTGGCCTAGGCCTAGGGCACGCCACTGATCTTCAAGGACTTAATGACAATGAcgtacatacaaaacatcaaataTTCACATACATGTCAATTAAAAATGGTCATGCCATTAATgagatatacacaatgtacaaaattcAATGGAACAGCCAAGATCGTTTTTCTAGTTTTACATTAAACTGGAGATCAGATCACAGAGGCCATTTTTGAAAGACCATAAAGATTGGGCAGCCTGCAGCGCCACGGGCAGTCGGTTCCACATTAATGTTGCTCCatacctaaaagttttgttttcaagGAGTTCGTCTTGGGTTTGTCTAACTTGAAATCTATTCCTAAAGCAAAGCGAATACTGATACTGCGCTGTTCACGGTTTGAACTGCGCATGCGTGAGGTCAAAGTCGAAAGCCCCAAACCTATTCACACAACTgcagacacacaccaagacaaacaaacatacacattgcaGCTGACCACAATACCTCCGGTTAAACGGAGGTAATAACAGTACCCACATGCATTGAATGTGAAAGTAGATAGGTACTAAGGTGTACGTGAATACGCCCCGGGACACATTGTCATTGGGCGTCACTATTGGCACAACAAGAGGTGAGACCATGGCGCACCTGTGTTTCACGGTTATCCGCCCCTTCTTTTTGATTCATAACAATTCAATGtcacaaacatgcatttgttcGACAGATATGAATCATGATGTAAAATTCTGTTTGTCAGAGAAGGGGGTGGTGGCATTGTCGGTCTTACCTGCGACACAGGTTGTGATGACATGGCAGTTGTATCGGACAGGTGAACAGCTCCAAACACACCGGACACGTCAGTTCCTCCTTTAGGTCTCCCATGATGAACAGTTGACCTGATGTAGATAAAAGCCTTTAGTTTCAGATCCTGTCGAGGCTTACATCACATTTCAAGAGAACTATCCAGAATTATCAATTTATGATTGAGTTATCTTAGAGTGTCCTTATGAGAAAGCTTCTGccttctccctgctgtcacGCAGTGTGCACTTGAAACTAGTCAGGGTGCCAGATCGAAGTACAGACTTGTTTACGTGATCTGCACAAACGTATGTTATTTCACAGCGGTACAACTGAAAAGGCATTAATTCGATTGCTATCGTCAGTGGGATGACGTTTGAGATAATGGTCAACATTAGAACTTTCACAGTgttgacatactagtagtttctATGCTACTGCACATGCTATTGTCTATGTAAATACTAAAAATATTCTACTTTGTTTTCATCGCTATATTATTGCATAGAAAGTTCAGTAGCTTACCAGGTATTCAAGAGTGGTCTCAAACTACGGGTCAGGTTAAGCCACACTAGTATCGGTCATACGGTTACTAAGACGTTTAGACATAACAAAGGTTTCCTTATAATTAGTTTAAgcataacacagtattcatCCACGAGTATCCTTCCGCCACCCACAGATGTAGTCCGCTCGTAGGGTCTAAGATTTCAACTTTCACTTTTGACATAGTTCCTATGCTACTATTGTCTATGTAACGTTTTGCTCATAGATAAATTATTGAGATCATTAGCTTACCAGGTACTCTGAAGAGTGCTCTCAAACTGTTTTGACTAGGTTTTAGCGCCGAGAGTATCAGCCGTACAGTTACCCAGACTAAGTGGTTCAGAGTCCGTCTGAGCTTAACAAAGACTCCCTTGTTATAAGTTTCGGTCGCAGAACACAATATTCATCCGTAAATATTCATCCGCAGCCCGCAAATAGTCCGCTCATAGAACTTTCACGTTTCAGTATCTACGCTACTGCTATTGTCTATGTAAAGTAAACACAAGCATATATCTACTTTGCTCATTGATACACTATTGTGTAGAGAATCAGTAACTTAATTCAAGAGTGCTGTGGTCAGCTTTTAGAACTGTTTGTATCTATGTTGTTACTATGACTCAGTGGAATGCACCCTTAGTTTCGGTCGCAAAAGGAGTGTCGAAGTTTAAATATGATGCTGGGGCGTGGTAAGTGCGTAGTTGCCCTTGCTAAAACAATAgacaatgtatccagagtgtCACACAATGATCATCCTTGCCACATATACAATGCATATTAGGCCCGGTtgttgtgtttaaaaaaaatacccttCCCTTCTCAACTTTAAAAGGTCGCAGAGCGCAGTACTTTACAATACCCGCGGCGAGTACACATCCGCCACCCACAGATAGTCCGGTCAAAGATCTTGCACTTTTGACATAGACTATAGCAGTAGCGTACAAACTATGTAAACGCAAGAAAATGTTTACTTTCATCATCGAAACATTGCTGCATAGAAAGTTCAGTAGCTTATCATGTATTCAAGAGTACTCTCTCTTATGAGCAGATTTTGGCCACACTAGAATCAGcatatatataacctccttggttatgtGAGACACCGTCATAAAGACTAGTACACAGGTGACGTAACGACCGAAACCAAATTTCCTGTCATTTTCGGCTGAACTTCCGGGTCTCCATGATCTGAGTCACCGAAAAAAATTGACACCCCAGATGAAAACGTGACATGATTTTCAAGTGTTTCAATGACAAatactgtattacatgtacatacttacttgatacttgataaggtctcctCAGCTTGTTGAGTGACTTGCACCAAGGCGTTGACGTCTCCTCTGGACCACTTGTATTACATAGACGAATGAAAAAGGTGTGGTTTGAGAGAACATAACAGGAAACAATATGTGTAATACCCGCATGCAATACCTACAAGAAGATATAGCAAAACCATTACCTGGTATTTTGTTGAGTTGAATTGTGTCTTGTATAAGCCAGCCGTGATCTCTAAACAGTGACTGGATTTGGAAGTTGTAAAAACCAATTCAGAAACACTTTGTCATTGACCGACTCAAAGATGTCGTGTACGTTGTTGTTCCCAAGACCTTTTGTAAATATGATGACGAGGTTTCGGTGTTCGCTAGGACCATTCCATTCCAATGCTTTGAAGGGGCCAGTCAAGAAAAGTCCtcattttgacatttcaattcGTATCGACATCTATTGAACTACATTTGGTTAAATGGCCGCTTCATTCTTCCTAacaatactactagtatgtgggACGTGCAATAAGCAAGGAGTCCATATTAGTCACTCCATATGACAGTATATATAGTGTTGTCCATGGTTAAatacatgatattttgacacTTCTGTACCTTATGCCAGCTACTATATACATTATTCAAGCTAACTGCTAACATCTTAATTATTAGGCGTCGTCGTTGGAAATCACCCTAAGCATACTTCAAAATCAGTGACAGGCCAAAGGCACTTAAACAATTATATTTATTTGGGGGGCCAAAGTTGACTTCGCAATGATTCACGGGAACCCGGAAGTTCAGTCGAAACTGAGAAGGACGTTTGTTTCAGACGCAATATTCGGTAGCCAAGGTCTCTGAACGGGTGAATCTCTGTAGCTGTACACTGGAGAGTCTGGAAGTGTGGACAAGTCCTGACCGAAGACATTAGCAACGGCGTGAATATCTGGTAGGGCAGGGCACCGATTATCTAACACAGGTTTTCGTGTAATAGACCATAATACTAGCACCGAAACTACGttgaaaatggaaaatacagaaaattagATCTTACTCTGACCATTACATTCAAGACATTAAAAGCATTTGCTTAAAGATGTACTTAGTGACCTAAATGTACTTAATGTTAACATTGTCTTTTCATTGTAGTTGGGATGGGTTATATGAAATTAGGTTTGAACTGGAATCATGATCTAATGTGTAGGTTTGATGAACTTACAGGAATATGGAAGGCCTAGGGGAGGAACTGACGTGTCCGGTATGTTTGGAACTGTTCACGTGTCCGCTACAACTGCCTTGTCATCACAATCTGTGTCGCAGGTAAGACCTTTGATGCGAAAATTTGATGGTTATAAAAACATCTCGAGATGAAACATTTTGAGATGCTTTGAAAGCAGTtggaaaaatcttgagattatTGTAAAGAATCTTGAGATTTCATGAAAGATCTTGAAATTGTTatgaaaaatcttgagatttctAAAAAGATCTCAAGATCTAgcaaaaaatcttgagatttttcaacTAAATCTTGAGATTTGTTCAACGAGGTGTAAAATCTGCTCACTGTTttaaatgtataatgtattttaATGGATTAATGCAGACATAGGGCAGAGGGTGAAGGATTCTCTAGCTCAAATCAAACACAAGGACATATAATCATGGTCCTTGATCGCTCTTTGCAACGGACGAGTTTCTTACCTTTCACCGACATTGTATCATGCAGTGTCAGAAAATTTTGTCTCTTTGCACAGATGTGCAGAAGTTCTGCTTCAGTCTGAGGCGGATTCTAGCCAGGACGATGAAGAGGCAGCGGCCTGCTCGGGAGCGCATGCAGCTCCCGAGGCTACACCGGATAGCTTCCCCTGCCCTACGTGCCGAAAGGACGTCACCTTGGACACACGTGGTCTAGATGGACTGATGAAGAATTTTCTCCTTCAAAATATAGTAGAGAGGTGTGTCTGAATATTTATTATTGATCAACAAATTTTAGCTGCAGAATACCAATTTTGATGATGACATGTGCCTGATGAAGTTAAACTACCACTTTTGTCATATTCCTAATCCCATGGTCGGGTTCTGCCTTTCAGACCGCAGATAATTGTTATTTCAAACTTGTATACAATCAGATTGTCTTTTGTGCGTTTATGAAATCTAGTTATTATATATAAAAAGGAGGTCATGGGTGTACTAATGCTTAATGCCGGTAGGTCGCCGAGTATTTAATTTTTTCGTGTAATAGACCACAACACTTGTATGCAATCGGATTACCTTTTGTGCGTTTATGAAATCCAATTAAAGGAGGTCATGGGTGTACTAAATGCTTTATGCAGGTAGGTCACCGAATATCCAGTTTTTCGTGTAATAAACCACAGCACTTGTAGGCAATCAGATTGTCTTTTGTGCGTTTAAGAATCTATTTAAAGGAAGTACTCATGCATATTTGAAAATCATCCATCCCAAGGTACATGAAGCTGAAGGGCAACACTGGATCGCAGCCAATCTCTTGTCAGCTCTGTAAGAGCGCCCCTCCCAAGATGGCCGCCCAAAGCTGTCTGACGTGCAAAGCGTCGTACTGTGAACAGTGCCTGACTCTTACACACCCCGCCTTCCCGCCATTCACTGAACACAAACTGGTCAGTCCAACAACGTCTTTTGACGAGGTGAGTGTAACAATGTCAAGGGCAAGACTACGAAAAACATGTGTTAACAGAGAAGAATATGATATGTCATTTGCAAGATTTTATATAGGGTCTGATTACCAGATAATTACACCTACTATACATGATTGTTTGGTACTCATTGAGgtttgcatcaattttcatgtttATGTTTATCAGGAAACCTCATTAGTGAAACATCGTGTAAATAGTAATCTTCATAGGGTCATTTACAGCATACgcaaaaatacaatacaattacatATTTACTAAATGCACATTTTTGTGTACTGATACATACCCTAAAACTAAAATTACAATTACTTAATAATAACTAAAATCTATTATTACTTacttatatatagagagagtttTAGAAGCTAAAAAACTTTATAGTATAAGCACGTGCGTCTGGACACGtagattgatacatgtatttttattagATTTCCAGATGTCATGTGATAGGGTATAAGGCTTATGTGTGTTGATAGGGTATAAGGCTTATGTGTGttataaatataaaaatatcatactgtaCACTTGCTTAATGGTGTTACATTCTNNNNNNNNNNNNNNNNNNNNNNNNNNNNNNNNNNNNNNNNNNNNNNNNNNNNNNNNNNNNNNNNNNNNNNNNNNNNNNNNNNNNNNNNNNNNNNNNNNNNAATTGTTGGTACATGTTAAGGTGTCGCCGCGCATGCGTATTCGGAAGTGTGAGCctatcttttcaacaagcaacAACTAACAACACGAGAACttagccttcttggcgaaggtattaAGGGCCTCGTCAGAAGTCGTCTGATAGAGTCTTGATATTGATACCAGTGGTGACATCATTACCTTCGCTACCCTTCCTTACCCAGACGTTTATGTTTTGGGTGCTGTCCTTCGGTGGTTTATTGGTTGGGTGTACTTATTTTATGGACAGCATGCCTCGAGAAGTTagtgctgtgtgtgtgtccgtctgATATTTGTTAGGTACCTGATATTCATTTTGGTCTGCAAAACAAAGTTCGATACTGGGTCTCCTAAAAGAGTCTTTGGTAATTCAAC harbors:
- the LOC118405414 gene encoding E3 ubiquitin-protein ligase Midline-1-like, whose product is MGDLKEELTCPVCLELFTCPIQLPCHHNLCRRCAEDVLHPETDSSRDDGEVAALSAAGAPSPEDTPDTFPCPICHDEVSLDGRGLDGLKKDLLLQHIVDRYVAQKKKDEKIPCQLCKRPAKMAAKSCLECKVSYCEQCLAVTHPNHAPFTEHELVDPRTTFDEVSIASFLATPQERSL